Proteins encoded in a region of the Prunus persica cultivar Lovell chromosome G4, Prunus_persica_NCBIv2, whole genome shotgun sequence genome:
- the LOC18780417 gene encoding probable tetraacyldisaccharide 4'-kinase, mitochondrial isoform X2 has translation MLHRHLLGRPVKIGVGAKRAAVAARFFERYGYVDPSSTSKRSDGLCIEPKVGGHLSSEKIGAVILDDGMQHWSLQRDLEIVMVNGLTLWGNCHLIPRGPLREPLNALRRADVVVLHHADLVSEQNLKDIDLMLQQVNKSLPIFFTKMDPCYFFDVGNVNSRKPLRDLSNSIVLCVSAIGSSNAFVKGVEKIGAFYVDRLEFSDHHIFQAKDTEMIRRRLRELEDTFGHKPVVIVTEKDYDRDPEIFKHLDPYEVLALCSELKIIPHRECTEYGFKKLLKGDLKDELQGTDRN, from the exons ATGCTTCATAGGCATTTACTTGGAAGGCCTGTAAAGATTGGTGTGGGTGCAAAACGGGCAGCTGTTGCTGCTCGATTTTTTGAAAGATATGGTTATGTTGATCCTAGCTCTACGAGTAAACGCTCTGATGGACTGTGCATTGAACCGAAAGTGGGGGGTCATCTTAGTTCAGAAAAAATTGGTGCTGTAATTCTTGACGATGGAATGCAG CACTGGAGCTTGCAGCGTGATCTAGAGATTGTAATGGTTAACGGATTAACACTATGGGGCAACTGTCACTTAATCCCACGTGGACCGTTAAGGGAGCCTTTGAATGCGCTTAGACGGGCAGATGTTGTTGTACTCCATCATGCAGATTTG GTTTCAGAACAAAATCTCAAAGATATTGACTTGATGCTACAACAAGTTAATAAATCTCTTCCTATTTTCTTCACTAAAATGGATCCCTGTTATTTCTTTGACGTGGGAAATGTCAACTCCAGAAAACCTCTGAGGGATTTGTCTAACAGCATTGTATTATGTGTTTCTGCCATTGGTTCATCAAATGCATTTGTGAAGGGAGTTGAGAAG ATAGGAGCATTCTATGTTGATCGCCTTGAATTCAGCGATCATCACATATTTCAGGCCAAG GATACTGAGATGATCAGGAGGAGACTAAGAGAGCTGGAGGACACGTTTGGGCACAAGCCAGTTGTTATAGTCACAGAAAAG GATTATGATCGAGACCCAGAGATTTTTAAGCACTTGGATCCTTATGAAGTTTTGGCACTCTGTTCGGAATTGAAGATCATACCTCACAGAGAATGCACTGAATATGGCTTCAAAAAGTTATTGAAAGGAGATTTGAAAGATGAATTACAAGGTACAGACAGAAATTAA
- the LOC18779531 gene encoding uncharacterized protein LOC18779531: MGQIVRRKKKGRPSKADLARRSGELPAKSVKKDTDVRRSLRRRNVKYNIDYDDYLDEEYEDEEEEEEERRREKKVKLVVKLDEGRNGSARDSHAHETGEEEEEEEEEEEEEDGESERKPLKKRRINGGDDSDKDDDENDDDDDDCEERGRKADSKRQGLLPETPSDPQPGIPLPDKKTLELILDKLQKKDTYGVYAEPVDPEELPDYHDVIKHPMDFATVRKQLENGSYSTLEQFEGDVFLICSNAMQYNSSDTIYYKQACSIQELARKKFERLRIDYERSEKELKLVQKTNSNSLVKKQTKKPQCRTLQEPVGSDFSSGATLATAGDVQNSSRPTQGSVCERPSNIDGPVEGNSSLNEANMEKAEDMSSGKGHLSKVGRKPSVVDENRRATYNISTQPVIRSESIFTTFDGEIKQFVAVGLHAEYSYARSLARFSGSLGPVAWKVASKRIEQALPDGCKFGRGWVGEYEPLPTPVLMIENCTQNQSVSASKFYSHPNLRKDDRTLRTSVSAKVHPVTGPVTEERQHSVSVPTSGGRPSFFGSPRGHYTEGKPSVIGPVGAKPGTAVNAVHPQKNPQSRFIGPENKVQREVELNSAPSVNQNNANLVAEKQLSRNLETTSSRSRDTVSRNMNLSQPVPFKMPDSNGIVTRGLPNGKAASASLDNRMISPSDSAPSQSERTSAFFPHGQEQGLSDPVQLMKKLAEKTHKQQKSSNQSSVDTQPVVPSVPSVRRDDSNNAAAAAARAWMSIGAGAFKQPTENLTKTKSQISADSLYNPAREFQSQLSRVRGEFPLQFQTQNNFSFPTFLPQPVRIGNEPQFQSRPTVVPQLAAADLSRFQVQSPWQGLSPHAQPRPRQKQESLPPDLNIGFQSPGSPVKQSSGLLVDSQQPDLALQL, encoded by the exons ATGGGTCAGATcgtgaggaggaagaagaaggggagGCCATCCAAGGCAGATCTGGCTCGCCGGTCTGGCGAGTTGCCGGCGAAGTCGGTGAAGAAAGACACGGACGTGCGGAGGAGCCTCCGGCGCCGAAATGTGAAGTACAACATCGACTACGACGACTACTTGGACGAGGAATACGAGGacgaggaggaagaagaggaggagaggaggagagagaagaaggtgAAGCTGGTGGTCAAGCTCGACGAGGGCAGAAATGGCTCGGCGCGTGACTCCCACGCGCATGAGACTGGcgaagaagaggaggaagaagaggaagaggaggaggaggaggatggtgAGAGTGAGAGGAAGCCGTTGAAGAAGCGCCGGATTAACGGTGGCGATGATTCCGAtaaagatgatgatgaaaatgatgatgatgacgatgatTGTGAG GAACGGGGTCGAAAAGCTGACTCTAAGCGCCAAGGTCTCCTTCCag AAACACCGTCTGATCCTCAGCCTGGGATTCCATTGCCTGATAAGAAAACATTGGAGTTGATCCTTGACAAGCTACAAAA GAAAGACACTTATGGCGTGTATGCAGAACCAGTTGATCCTGAGGAG CTTCCCGACTATCATGATGTCATCAAGCATCCCATGGACTTTGCCACGGTGAGAAAGCAGTTGGAAAACGGATCATATTCTACATTGGAACAATTTGAG GGTGATGTCTTTTTAATATGTTCAAACGCAATGCAATACAATTCATCCGATACAATATACTATAAACAG GCATGTTCTATACAAGAGCTGGCAAGGAAAAAATTTGAGAGGTTAAGGATTGACTATGAACGCTCAGAAAAGGAGCTCAAATTAGTTCAgaaaacaaattccaattccTTGGTCAAGAAACAGACAAAGAAGCCTCAGTGCCGAACACTACAGGAACCTGTTGGCTCTGATTTCTCCTCAGGTGCAACTCTTGCGACTGCTGGAGATGTCCAGAACAGTTCCCGTCCAACACAAGGCAGTGTTTGTGAGAGACCTAGCAACATTGATGGACCAGTAGAGGGTAATTCCTCCTTGAATGAAGCTAATATGGAGAAGGCAGAGGATATGTCATCAG GCAAGGGTCACCTATCTAAAGTTGGGAGGAAGCCATCTGTGGTTGATGAGAACCGTCGTGCAACGTATAACATATCTACTCAGCCAGTGATCAGATCAGAATCAATATTTACTACTTTTGACGGTGAAATCAAGCAGTTTGTTGCA GTTGGGCTTCATGCAGAATATTCATATGCTAGGAGCCTTGCTCGTTTTTCTGGAAGTCTTGGACCTGTTGCTTGGAAAGTTGCGTCAAAGAGGATTGAACAGGCACTACCTGATGGGTGTAAATTTGGCCGTGGTTGGGTTGGAGAATATGAGCCGCTTCCAACCCCAGTACTTATGATCGAAAATTGTACCCAAAATCAATCTGTTTCGGCTTCAAAGTTTTATTCACACCCGAACTTGAGAAAGGATGACAGAACTCTTAGGACTTCAGTTTCTGCTAAGGTGCACCCTGTTACTGGGCCTGTTACAGAAGAGAGACAGCACTCTGTTAGTGTGCCTACTTCAGGAGGGAGACCATCTTTCTTTGGTTCTCCTAGGGGGCATTACACAGAAGGGAAACCGTCTGTGATTGGTCCTGTTGGAGCGAAACCTGGTACTGCAGTTAATGCTGTTCATCCACAGAAGAATCCGCAATCCCGGTTTATAGGGCCTGAGAACAAGGTTCAAAGGGAAGTCGAGTTGAACTCTGCACCTTCAGTCAACCAAAATAATGCCAATCTTGTTGCAGAAAAGCAATTATCAAGAAATTTGGAGACGACATCTTCCAGGTCCAGAGATACTGTATCAAGGAACATGAATCTTTCACAACCTGTACCTTTTAAGATGCCGGATTCTAATGGTATTGTTACCCGAGGGTTGCCTAATGGGAAAGCTGCAAGTGCTTCTCTGGACAATAGGATGATTAGTCCATCTGATAGTGCTCCTAGTCAAAGTGAAAGAACATCGGCTTTCTTTCCTCATGGACAGGAGCAGGGTCTTAGTGACCCAGTGCAGTTGATGAAAAAATTGGCCGAAAAGACTCACAAACAACAGAAATCATCAAATCAATCATCAGTTGATACTCAACCCGTTGTACCATCAGTTCCATCAGTAAGAAGAGATGATTCAAACAATGCTGCAGCAGCTGCTGCCCGGGCTTGGATGTCTATAGGGGCTGGAGCATTTAAACAACCCACCGAGAATCTCACTAAAACGAAAAGTCAGATATCTGCAGATTCCTTATACAACCCAGCCCGGGAGTTTCAATCACAACTTTCGCGAGTTCGGGGGGAGTTTCCCTTGCAATTTCAGACTCAgaacaatttttcatttccaaCCTTTTTACCACAACCTGTCCGTATCGGGAATGAGCCACAGTTCCAAAGCAGACCTACGGTTGTTCCTCAGTTGGCGGCAGCTGACTTGTCTAGATTTCAGGTGCAGTCACCTTGGCAGGGTCTCAGTCCGCATGCCCAGCCAAGACCAAGACAGAAACAGGAAAGTCTTCCTCCAGACTTGAATATTGGTTTTCAGTCCCCAGGGTCTCCGGTGAAACAGTCCTCAGGTCTTCTGGTTGACTCTCAGCAGCCAGACCTGGCTTTGCAACTCTGA
- the LOC18780721 gene encoding lactoylglutathione lyase, with protein sequence MRVNIKVDDLDYTIKFYTEFLGMKVLSRKHFPEEKYSNAVIGFGPQETHFVIGLTSHHNEADKLEVGTTFNHFGIATQDIYNIVEKIRAKGGVITREPGPIATGGTSIFAFVKDPNGYTFELLRRPPTPEPLCQICLNVFDMDRSIEFYSKSLGMNLLLPKFNATEEQYTLAMLGYGSNFTETTIIELKYNYNVTRYTRGNGYAQVAIGTNDVYKSAAAFELVTKEFGGKIIRPPGPIPKIKTKITAFLDTDGFQTVLVDNQDYLKELKKQ encoded by the exons ATGCGTGTCAATATCAAAGTTGATGATCTTGATTACACCATTAA GTTTTACACAGAATTTTTGGGGATGAAAGTGTTGAGTAGAAAACATTTCCCGGAAGAAAAATACTCAAATGCAGTTATTGGGTTTGGACCTCAAGAGACTCATTTTGTGATAGGCCTCACATCCCACC ACAATGAAGCGGACAAGTTAGAGGTTGGAACAACCTTCAATCATTTTGGAATCGCAACCCAAGAT ATTTATAATATAGTTGAAAAAATTCGAGCCAAGGGAGGAGTGATCACTCGCGAACCAGGGCCAATCGCAACTGGCGGGACTAGCATATTCGCCTTCGTGAAGGATCCCAACGGCTACACTTTCGAGCTCCTCCGGAGGCCACCAACTCCAGAACCACTTTGCCAAATATGCCTTAATGTGTTTGATATGGATCGCTCTATTGAGTTCTACAGTAAG TCCTTGGGCATGAACCTACTACTACCAAAGTTTAACGCTACTGAAGAGCAG TATACTCTAGCTATGTTGGGTTATGGATCCAATTTTACTGAGACAACTATTATCGAGTTGAAATACAATTATAACGTGACCCGGTATACCAGAGGAAACGGATATGCACAg GTTGCTATTGGCACTAATGACGTGTACAAGAGCGCAGCAGCTTTTGAACTGGTTACCAAGGAATTTGGAGGGAAAATAATTCGTCCACCGGGTCCAAtcccaaaaatcaaaaccaaaatcacTGCATTCCTTGACACAGATGGCTTTCAAACG GTGTTGGTGGACAATCAAGACTATCTTAAAGAATTGAAGAAACAGTAA
- the LOC18779258 gene encoding 5'-adenylylsulfate reductase 3, chloroplastic gives MAFTASSPSPSSLLRASFSSHEPKAPWTSSVSQSDQFSFTSTAGPSCQIPSLLKPISAETHRGKSVVPLAAKAAAEVDKNNVAEDYENLAKEMENASPLEIMEKALVKFGNDIAIAFSGAEDIALIEYAKLTGRPFRVFSLDTGRLNPETYQFFETVEKHYGIHIEYMFPDAVEVQGLVRSKGLFSFYEDGHQECCRVRKVRPLRRALKGLRAWITGQRKDQSPGTRAEIPIVQVDPSFEGIDGGIGSLVKWNPVANVEGPDIWNFLQVMNVPVNPLHSQGYISIGCEPCTRPVLPGQHEREGRWWWEDAEAKECGLHKGNIKKDEALHLNGNGNEISATNGSANVPDIFNSKNLVSLSRTGIENLTRLENRSEPWLVVLYAPWCRFCQAMEGSYIELAETLAGTGVKVGKFRADGKHKAYAQQELQLGSFPTILFYPKHASNPIKYPSEKRDVATLLAFVNALR, from the exons atgGCTTTCACAGCTTCGTCTCCTTCTCCCTCTTCTCTGCTTCGCGCTTCGTTCTCTTCGCACGAGCCCAAAG CTCCATGGACatcttctgtgagtcaatcggATCAATTCTCCTTCACATCGACAGCCGGGCCCTCTTGCCAGATACCATCGTTGCTAAAACCCATTTCTGCAGAAACGCACAGGGGCAAATCAGTTGTTCCACTTGCTGCAAAGGCTGCTGCAGAGGTTGACAAGAACAACGTAGCAGAAGATTATGAAAATTTGGCCAAAGAGATGGAAAACGCTTCCCCTCTTGAAATTATGGAGAAGGCTCTTGTCAAATTTGGAAATGATATTGCAATTGCCTTCAG TGGAGCTGAGGACATCGCCTTGATCGAGTATGCCAAACTAACTGGTCGGCCCTTCAGGGTATTTAGCCTGGATACTGGGAGGTTAAATCCAGAGACGTACCAGTTTTTTGAAACTGTTGAGAAGCACTATGGTATTCACATTGAATACATGTTCCCTGATGCTGTTGAAGTTCAAGGACTGGTGCGAAGCAAAGGATTATTCTCATTCTATGAAGACGGCCACCAGGAGTGCTGCAGAGTAAGGAAGGTTAGGCCTTTAAGGCGGGCCCTTAAAGGTCTCCGTGCCTGGATCACTGGGCAGAGAAAAGATCAGTCTCCTGGCACAAGGGCTGAGATTCCGATTGTCCAGGTGGACCCATCGTTTGAAGGAATCGATGGTGGAATTGGCAGCTTGGTAAAATGGAATCCTGTTGCCAACGTAGAAGGCCCTGACATATGGAACTTCCTCCAAGTCATGAATGTTCCTGTCAATCCTTTGCACTCACAAGGTTACATTTCAATTGGATGTGAGCCATGCACGAGGCCAGTTCTACCAGGGCAGCATGAAAGGGAAGGAAGATGGTGGTGGGAGGATGCTGAGGCAAAGGAGTGCGGCCTCCATAAAGGAAACATAAAGAAAGATGAGGCGCTACACCTCAATGGCAATGGAAATGAGATTTCAGCAACAAATGGGAGTGCAAATGTCCCAGATATCTTTAACAGCAAGAACTTGGTTTCCTTGAGCAGGACTGGGATAGAGAACCTGACTAGATTGGAAAACCGAAGTGAACCTTGGCTTGTTGTGCTTTATGCACCCTGGTGCCGATTCTGCCAG GCAATGGAAGGATCATATATTGAGTTAGCAGAGACTCTAGCAGGGACAGGAGTGAAGGTGGGTAAGTTCAGGGCTGATGGGAAACATAAAGCATATGCACAACAAGAGCTGCAGTTAGGGAGCTTTCCAACAATATTGTTTTACCCTAAGCACGCATCAAATCCCATCAAGTATCCATCAGAGAAGAGGGATGTTGCGACATTATTGGCCTTTGTGAATGCCCTCCGCTGA
- the LOC18780417 gene encoding probable tetraacyldisaccharide 4'-kinase, mitochondrial isoform X1, with protein sequence MEKLRKAVSEIAYAQNHAKLTHLQLSLIPVLCFASSLYKLALFLRRSLYHSGLFRKHRLPVPVISVGNLTWGGNGKTPMAEFIARFLADSGISPLILTRGYAGGDEARMLHRHLLGRPVKIGVGAKRAAVAARFFERYGYVDPSSTSKRSDGLCIEPKVGGHLSSEKIGAVILDDGMQHWSLQRDLEIVMVNGLTLWGNCHLIPRGPLREPLNALRRADVVVLHHADLVSEQNLKDIDLMLQQVNKSLPIFFTKMDPCYFFDVGNVNSRKPLRDLSNSIVLCVSAIGSSNAFVKGVEKIGAFYVDRLEFSDHHIFQAKDTEMIRRRLRELEDTFGHKPVVIVTEKDYDRDPEIFKHLDPYEVLALCSELKIIPHRECTEYGFKKLLKGDLKDELQGTDRN encoded by the exons ATGGAGAAACTGAGAAAAGCAGTGAGCGAGATCGCCTACGCTCAGAACCACGCTAAGCTCACTCATCTTCAACTCTCTCTGATCCCTGTCCTCTGCTTCGCCTCCTCTCTCTACAAGCTCGCTCTCTTTCTCCGCCGCTCTCTCTACCATTCCGGCCTCTTCAGAAAGCACCG GTTGCCGGTGCCAGTGATCAGTGTTGGGAATTTGACATGGGGAGGCAATGGGAAAACTCCGATGGCGGAGTTCATTGCTCGCTTTTTAGCTGATTCAGGAATTTCACCTCTCATTCTTACTAGG GGTTATGCTGGTGGGGATGAAGCCAGAATGCTTCATAGGCATTTACTTGGAAGGCCTGTAAAGATTGGTGTGGGTGCAAAACGGGCAGCTGTTGCTGCTCGATTTTTTGAAAGATATGGTTATGTTGATCCTAGCTCTACGAGTAAACGCTCTGATGGACTGTGCATTGAACCGAAAGTGGGGGGTCATCTTAGTTCAGAAAAAATTGGTGCTGTAATTCTTGACGATGGAATGCAG CACTGGAGCTTGCAGCGTGATCTAGAGATTGTAATGGTTAACGGATTAACACTATGGGGCAACTGTCACTTAATCCCACGTGGACCGTTAAGGGAGCCTTTGAATGCGCTTAGACGGGCAGATGTTGTTGTACTCCATCATGCAGATTTG GTTTCAGAACAAAATCTCAAAGATATTGACTTGATGCTACAACAAGTTAATAAATCTCTTCCTATTTTCTTCACTAAAATGGATCCCTGTTATTTCTTTGACGTGGGAAATGTCAACTCCAGAAAACCTCTGAGGGATTTGTCTAACAGCATTGTATTATGTGTTTCTGCCATTGGTTCATCAAATGCATTTGTGAAGGGAGTTGAGAAG ATAGGAGCATTCTATGTTGATCGCCTTGAATTCAGCGATCATCACATATTTCAGGCCAAG GATACTGAGATGATCAGGAGGAGACTAAGAGAGCTGGAGGACACGTTTGGGCACAAGCCAGTTGTTATAGTCACAGAAAAG GATTATGATCGAGACCCAGAGATTTTTAAGCACTTGGATCCTTATGAAGTTTTGGCACTCTGTTCGGAATTGAAGATCATACCTCACAGAGAATGCACTGAATATGGCTTCAAAAAGTTATTGAAAGGAGATTTGAAAGATGAATTACAAGGTACAGACAGAAATTAA